A single region of the Elizabethkingia sp. JS20170427COW genome encodes:
- the gcvT gene encoding glycine cleavage system aminomethyltransferase GcvT: MKKTALFDTHVALGAKMVPFAGFEMPVQYAGVTEEHFAVREKVGLFDVSHMGQFIIEGAGSKELLQKVTTNNIEALENGKAQYTALPNENGGLVDDLIIYKMADEKYFIVVNASNIEKDWNHISKYNTFGAKMSNISDETSLLAIQGPKAIEVLQKLTDVTLADIPYYHFTVGIVAGVEEVIISNTGYTGSGGFEIYFKNEVAEKLWNAVLEAGKEEGIVPCGLAARDTLRLEKGFCLYGNDIDDTTSPLEAGLGWITKLDTDFVSKEIFAKQKEEGVNKKLVGFEMLEKAIPRHDYEVADAEGNIIGKVTSGTMSPMKKVGIGLAYVAKPHFKLGSEIFIKIRNKNIPAKVVKLPFV, encoded by the coding sequence ATGAAAAAGACAGCACTTTTCGACACACACGTTGCTTTAGGAGCAAAGATGGTTCCTTTTGCGGGTTTTGAAATGCCTGTACAATATGCAGGAGTTACTGAAGAGCATTTTGCAGTAAGAGAGAAAGTAGGCCTTTTTGATGTAAGCCACATGGGGCAATTCATCATTGAAGGAGCAGGTAGTAAAGAACTTTTACAAAAAGTAACTACCAATAATATTGAAGCGTTGGAAAACGGTAAAGCTCAATACACTGCACTACCTAATGAAAATGGCGGATTGGTAGATGATTTAATTATCTACAAAATGGCAGACGAAAAATATTTTATTGTCGTAAATGCTTCTAATATCGAAAAAGATTGGAATCATATCTCAAAATATAATACATTTGGGGCAAAGATGTCTAACATCTCTGATGAGACTTCTCTATTAGCAATACAAGGTCCTAAAGCTATCGAAGTTTTACAAAAACTTACCGATGTAACTTTAGCTGATATCCCTTACTACCACTTTACCGTTGGTATTGTTGCTGGTGTAGAGGAAGTGATTATCTCTAACACAGGATATACCGGTTCTGGAGGTTTTGAAATTTACTTTAAAAATGAAGTTGCCGAAAAACTTTGGAATGCTGTTTTAGAAGCAGGTAAAGAAGAAGGTATTGTTCCTTGTGGGCTTGCAGCTAGAGATACCCTAAGACTAGAAAAAGGTTTCTGCTTATACGGAAACGATATTGATGATACTACTTCTCCTCTAGAGGCTGGTTTAGGTTGGATTACCAAACTAGATACAGACTTTGTTTCTAAAGAAATTTTTGCAAAACAAAAAGAGGAAGGGGTTAATAAAAAATTAGTTGGTTTTGAAATGCTTGAAAAAGCTATCCCAAGACATGACTATGAAGTGGCAGATGCCGAAGGTAACATTATCGGAAAGGTAACTTCCGGAACAATGTCTCCTATGAAAAAAGTAGGAATTGGCTTAGCTTATGTTGCTAAACCTCATTTTAAACTAGGTTCTGAAATTTTCATTAAAATCAGAAATAAGAATATCCCGGCAAAGGTGGTAAAACTACCTTTCGTCTAA